The genomic DNA ttatgacTGTACGCTATgttgactttattatttattccagTACCTCTTCAGTCAGGTCTTTTTATTGTCTTGTAAATGAGAATttaacagcagccattttgtcccTTCAGCTGATTATCTATTAATTCAGGGAATGTGTGTCTGACTGTTAAATTCCGATTTCCGACTACTACCGGAACGCACAGCAATGCCTGGGCTCTGTGGTGAAAAgtatgtgaccttttttttttggggggggggggggggcagtgtaTGTTACCTTCAAATAAGACTGTTGAACTTGCAACGTTGTTGCTAGGCAATAGCAATGACAGTTATCTGCAGATCATGTTCACGCAACGCAATAAGGACGGAGTGGAAATATATTCAATCGGGAGATGAAAGGCAAAGACACGACCAGATGCTAAATTCTCTAAATTCTCGTTGCTCGCATCACTTACTCgagttgaaatatttgaaagtAAGCGGAAATATCGTGAAAGCTAATAAGCATTTAGAGTCTTCTGATGGATCAGAAATGCAGGACAGAAGAAATGTAGATGTCTCTGCCTTTTTTTGCAATAACATCGCAATTCGTGAAATTTCCTCAACGTAACACATCTTGGTAAACATGATAAACACGACACTTCCTGCCACTGCACAAACGAACCCTGGCAACTGAGGCCACACCCCCCACACAGTCTGCTGACCAATCTGGAATCGGTCATAGCTGTTAGTCATTATGTCTAAACTAACTATGTTAACACAAACTGATTAGAAACGACAATATCAGAGTGATGTATATCCCATTGGCTGATATGGAGGGGCCGGGCAGGGGGCGGGGGCAATCCATATGTTTTGCTTCACTTTTGGCAGGTGTCACGATGTCATCAATCTTAAGTCTATACCCTAATTCTGTTGCCTCTTTGAtgactaaatgtttttattttaaaacaaacttcacattgtaaaaaaacaaccaaaaaaaaacgcTTAGGTGCTGCTGTCATGTGACTTGAAATGTTTACAATGACTgtaatttatttaacaaaataaaaagcacactGGAAACACAAGTGATTACAAATAGCCTACtcaaaaaaaagtagtatttaaAGTATATAAATAGTATTTTCTCATAGGAATGCATTAAGGGTCTAAAAAAGTAATGTTTTGATACTTATGACTTTTATACAATTGCAGTTTAGGTtgtgtggtgttgttttttttttaaaatgaaccttttctgattttataatgagtgtgtattgcgcCCTGTTAGACTCTAACTGAAGgtccatgaaaataatgacaaaaatcacGAAACAAACTCTCTTCCTGCTCACAAATCTCAACCTACACagacatttttatataaaagcattgctgtggttgttgtctaaccctgagtgttgttttcattttcatatgacttgcgtgtttttcttaaaatcaggCAGAAGCGCAGAGTTCTAAACCGAACCTCCCACTGACTCTCATCAACTCgcatccgtttttcacaaatttaaacatgggagctcctgaaagcctcctgacactCACAAACcaacaattatatatatatatgtatgtatatatatatatatatatatatatatatatatatatatatatatatatacatacatatatatatatatatgtatgtatatatatatatatctttaaccgattattttcaatatactacATGCAAATTATAACAGACCGGGATCATGGATGACTGGGATGTGTCaatgagagggaggggggaattATGCCATCTAGTGGAAGTAGCGTGTGGTTCTTGCAGTTTGGCAGTCGGTGGTGTAATGACACCTGTGATCGGCAGGTGACAGCAGAGAGCGTCGGTACTGGAAACATACACCCTCGCTGAAGAAGACGTTCCTGCCCCGCCTCCTCCGGCTCCTCGCGGTGCATGATGGTCAGGTAACCGGTGGTGGTGATATCCCTGTGCGCTGCTCTACTCCCGATTTCAGCTGCCGTTGCATCTCCGGTTCTCCTGTAATGGTGAAGAGACgaagcggcggcagcagcagcagcagcggcggcggctgaGCTTCACTCACAGGTAGCTGTCGTCCCCCCGCAGACCCCCCTCTGTCCTGTGTGACAGAGACGAGCTAACCAGCTTGTCCGGCTGAGCCGCTAGCGTTAGCGAGCCTACGTGTAACCCCGCTGCACTCGCTCAGCTGTAACAACAACATTAGCGTTGGCGCTAGCTTTCAGCGCAAGGGCCGTGGTTGTTTTGCACTTTTCTGAGCTCTGTCACCGACACCCGCTATCTTACCCGCGTCTGTTTTGGTTGTCGTGCGGCGTTGCCTTCACGTCCGACCCGGTGCGTTCAAAAGTTCAAACCGTTAGAAGCAACGATTACACCGGAGCTAGGCTAGGCTAGGATAGGCTAGGCTAAAGCTAGCTGGCTAGCGTCTGACAGCGATTATGTGATTTCAGATTAATTATGAATTGAGGTTGGCAAGCATGTGGACATGTACGTgatcactttaaaacatttatagCTGCATATTTCTGCGTTTAAACAACTTATTCCGATTATTTTAAGTCTGTTTTagctgtcatttaaaatgtctgctgtcaTTGAGGTAAATAGTTTATCAAGTAATACAACTGTTCGTCGTCAGGCTGATAAATGGCATGCGTAAtataactagagctgcaactaacgattgcTTTCATAATTAATCTGTTGgtcattttcttgattaataaaATACTTGTTCGGTTcgtaaaatgtcaacaaatgttgatcagtgtttgtcaaatctggaaatgatgattctttcaaaggtcttgttttgtggccataaaccaaaaataattcagttttaatgatttctttgttatattaaatattcacatttaagaagctggaaaatcataAAACCtgttattaaaaacaatcacacTGTTGCCCATTAACTTATTAATCTTAACTTATCAATCAGTCAGCCGTTGAAGACCCTAAATGTGGCCAGAATGTGATAAAAGTTGTAAATCTGACTGAAGTAGAAAACTGCTGCAGTTAAACACAgtccatataaaaaaaatactttcactTCTGTTTTGATCTGCAGCAGAAAATAAACTTCCTGTACTCGCTTATCTTTAAACAGATCAATGACTGTTGAAGTATTTAAGTCATaccaaccactcactcactgattTGTACTCCATGTAAATGAAATCTATGTTTCTGTAAGGCTGGGTGacatggcttataaataatgtatGTGAACCTATATCctgaaaatacaatacaatacactgtaaatacaaaatgtacatataatGTACTGTTTATGGTCTGTGTTACATGATCTTTAAATACACTTATTACCTATTTCTGTTCAGAtatgctttatttctttaaaggATATTTACGTATGATATTGATTATAAAGGTGGTCAAATTCTATATTTctagaatttaaaaataaagaagtgttatttagtgacattttaaagttaaattttggcaattccatgtattttttatttatttaatatttaaaaaataaatgtatgtgttttttagcTGGCCTCATAGGAGGCGAGTCCCAATGCCATGGCTTCCAGCCACGGCTCCTCCCTAGTGCCTCGTGGTGGAGGCCGAGATGGGATCTATCACAAGGAGCAGGATCCCTTGGCCCCTCGGCGCCGGCCCGTCCGCTCCCTGCCTGACGTCTGCCCCAAAGAGCCCACAGGTGAGACTagtttatttttagtattttttttatgactgtttcatgtgtgttgtttatataaatatatatttttttattgaaaatgcaCGACGAACACTGGGTTTGTCATTCTCACAACCTCATCATTGATGCTGTGTGGTCCCACAggtggggggcggggcttgtgCGACGGCCCATCTGTGGTGGCGGAGCACGACCGATGGACGGTGTACAGCTCGAAGGTCAACCTCCCCGCCGCGCTGAACGACCCCCGGCTTGCCAAGAGGGAGTCTGACTTCTTCACCAAAACGTGGGGGCTAGACTTCGCGGAGACGGAGGTGATGCCGTCGTTCTACCTGCCCAACATTGGCAGGGAGCACTTTGCAGCGTACCTGCAGGAGACGGCTCaggtaagaaaaacaacaaacaaacggcCACTCCCACTGACCCATACCATGTAAATGTACCACACTAGAACGTGAACAATGACCCTCACTGTTCACACAAAACATGGAGTGAATAAATTATCGggacaagaaaagaaaattgtgtCAGAAGAGAAGAACAGGTGGAGTCGGAGTCTAAATACTCTTTGCTTTATtgcatgaaaaaataaaatagatatgAGCAGTTTAACTACATAAAAACTAATTTTACCacgtgaaaagaaaataatgacttaattaTGAATTTactccaaaaaaagaaagtaagtaaatacagtatattcgAAAAATAACGTTACGTTACGATCCTCCTGTCAGTCTTTAGCTCTGCCCCAAAACACGTCAGTAACCAGTTTTATTAACAGCACAATGTTGGTTTAATTTtaatgaatctgttttttattcatgtaaatctttcatgtgtttgtgcacatggaTACAAACCAACtaaggctgcaacgattaaATGGTTAATTAATAGTttaatcttttttgtttgttttttaaattaaaagcagtttctcagatttttcagcttcttaaatgtgaatatttgctggtttttctattttctattttccgGCTCAGCGCGGGTGTGTCAGGAATCCTGTTGGAGCTGTTTCGCCACCCTTTatgttctcttttgtttttgatccACTCAATTGTTTAAAGATCAGATTCACCCACGCAAACGTCCAACAGTTTACTTCCCAGGCTTCAAACAACAGTGTGTTttgataagaaatgcaagataATATCGTTCGAAAAGGATTGCctgtcttgtctgtctgtcaaagACCGCTGTAACctaccacaaagacacaaaaaccagTCACTAGTGAAGCGGATTAGTGGCTGTTTTTACAAGCCATGAAATACTTTCTGTCGGCTGCTTCTGCTCCGATTATTTCCTCCTCCAGTTTTCACAGTGACGTCTCAAAGACGGCGACAACAATAAAAGAGGAGGCATACGTTTGTCTCAGGTTCTTTAGCCTCAGCTTTGGCGCCACCCTCAGGTCATTTTCCAGTcgtagagttttttttttcaactgtgtCCTGAAAACAGTAaggttttctttaaattattacAGAAACATGAGAAACGACAAAGAGAACGTAATGTCCCCAAAATGAACCAACGAAAAAAGAAtctgtttattcatttgatATCTGTATATATCACCAAACAAATCAATGTTTCTTATTTCCAGgtctgagaaacactgatcaacatcttttaacatttattcacaATTTGACAGATTagtcgatgatgaaaataataaattttTCTTAAAGTGACTGCTGTGATGTCAGACTGCACTGAATGATGTCGTCTTTTTCTCGACTAAATTCTGaatctttttccccctctttctgtTCATTTTCAGAGGGAAAAAATCCACGAACGCTGCAAAAGCATTTGTCCCAACAAGGACGACCTGGACGCCATCTCCAGTATCACCACCAACCACGGTATCAATTATTAACCTGCTGCTGCACTACTGTGTCTGTACTGTGTTCATGTGATGACACACCCTCTCACACATGTATGTGAATGAAGTAGAATGCGCAGTATTGTCGGCACGATATCCGCAGATTTCGGCTTTCAAATGTATTGTCAGATCTGCCCATATGACTACTGACTACAACGTCTACGCTGGCGCCCACAACGACACGTTTTATTtttaggtttatttattttgctcaatgaaggTAAATTTGCTGCGATGATGTgttcatttcactacagaagagactaaatgagcaggaaaaaacgaatatactgtatatcgttatatcggttatcggcctaAGCACTCCTGAAATATCGGCATGTCACATATCGGCAAAAATTCCGTTTTTGTCAGACTAAGACAGTAACTCGGTTTTCTTAATTTCATGTAAACACGTCAGTCTGAATAAAATCGAACTaatcttagtctgactaacatgtGAATCATAGTCTGAtttctcctgcatgtatacacttggCGTTCTGCGCATGCAACAAGTTGCTAGCATCAAAAAACATCACTGTAATTACTATTGTTTGCTAATTTTACGAAAATACAAGTTACTAATGTGAAAAAACATCACTGTAATTAGTAATACTTGCTAattttatgaaaaacaagttACTGGTGTCAAAAAAGGTCACTGTAATTACTATTGTttgctaatttaaaaaaaaacaaaaatgtcctccctggtctttgaccctgaagtagaaggagacgacgtataaccTGCAGTAACTGTTGGTGGACATCATACAGCGCCATGCTCAGTCTAATCACGGTTAACACGTACAGCAGGTACATACAGTAAAGGTCAACAGggaactgattcaatacgcacctgcttatagagagatacagtgcCGCCtgtggaggcggagtcacacgcacacagccaataaatcgattttctcaaCCCGGCAAAAGTCTGATTGTCTGTCTTAGTCCAACTACGACCGTAGCTCGatgaaactgtgcatgtaaacaaactgaATGTAGAGCTCGTATTGATCCTAACGTTagatatttataataatatttatgacgctgactgatgtttgttttttttccgcttGTTTCCCAAACAGAAAAGTCCAGAGCTGAGCTGGAACAAGTCCCAAAGGTAACACGTCTACTCGACTTTATTCTGTTTCTACTGGAGAACATTTGAAAGTATGAATGGCCATGCTTGACTGAGATCATGTgtaatttgtaataaaaaaacaacagtatatTTATGAAAATAAGAACTTtgttctgtgtgctgtgtgttttgAATTTTTCCCCAGATCTTCATGAAGCCGGACTTTGCTCTGGAGGATCCGATCACCTTCAGTGCCGTCCTGCCCTGGTCACACTTCAGCAGCTCCGGAGGGAAAAGCAGCCGTGACGTGGCGTCGTCCAAACTTCTGCAGGAGAAGGTGGAAACCCTCGTGAAACACCGCGCGTCACATGCTCCGATCACAACGCCCTGAACTGTGGCTCATGTTTAAGACCCCGAaaaaccttttttgtcacaattatttttaacaatTCTTCcacatttgtgcacattttttacACAATACGTAAAACCTGTGTAATGTAACTACATGTAACTAATATTATGAATAACATTATTCATCTCACTAAACTTGAATGTTGGAAAAGgtataaacatcacaaacagactaaaaaaaagacacattgcTAATTTTACGAAAACAAATTATTACTTCAAAATCACGTCGCTGTAATTACTATTGTTTGATCATTTTACGGAAAACAAGTTACTAGCATCAGAAAAACGTGATTTTAATTACTATCGTTTGATCATTTATGAAACATAAGTTACTAGtgtcaaaaaaacatgactttaaTTACtattttttgaacattttacgGAAAAGAAGTTGctagcgtaaaaaaaaaacgtgattttaATTACTATTGTTTGCTAATTTTACGAAAAACAAGTTACTAGCGTCAAAAATCGTAACTGTAATTACTACTGTTTGATCATTTTaccaaaaacaaattattaacGTGAAAAAAGCGCCACTGTAATCAGTTATACTTGCAAATTTGACTAGAATAACATtattttgcatcacaaatagGAACACATGTAAGCTAGCTACACTATTTTGAAGTATTATCAATTTTCCTATTCACAAATATGTAAACGAAACAAATTAACCACAGTTGCTTTATTGCGAGCCCTTTTTATCGCGTTGCGTGATAAAATTCTATATCGTCACTTATGTTGTCGTCATTTTCGGTGTCTCCATGGTTACAGCTGAGTCATTACCTGGACGTGGTGGAGGTCAGCATCGCCCGGCAGATCTCCCTGCGCTCCGACGCCTTCTTCCACGCCATGTCGTCGCAGCATGAGCTGCAGGACCAGCTGCAGGAGACACAGCGTGCCGTCGCCGTCCTGCGGGGACGCACCGCCGCAATAGACCGCGTCATGTGCCAGGGGCCGCTGCGTGCCCTGCGCACCGCGCTGACACGCAACAACTGTGTGAAGCTGCACAACAAGCTGAAGCTGATGGCGGCGGTGCACCAGACGCAGCCCACAGTGCAACTGCTGCTCTCCACCTCCGAGTTTGTCGGAGCGCTGGAGCTCATCGCCACCACCAAGGAGGTGCtgcagcaggagctgcaggGAATCCACAGCTTCAGGTGAGAACaaagtttgtttaaatgttttaagacCACAAAAACAATGTTACTAACATTCGGAACTAACGTTACCATaattactaatgttacaaaaaacaagTCGCTAatctcacaaaaaaacataattaattaTGAATGTTTGCTaattttacaaataaatatttactgaaAAACTTACTAATATTACAAAGACATTATTCTTACTAATAAGCATGTTACAAGTGTCATTAAAACATGTTGCTTACATCaggaacaaacatgacaaaaaaaagtgctcaTGTTAACAAAAGCAACTTCTATCGTCATAAAACCGTCACTGTAATTACTCATTTTTGCTTAAGTGAACCTTTATGTCCCTCAGACATCTGGGCTCTCAGCTGTGTGAGCTGGAGAAGCTGATCGACAAGATGATGGTGGAGGACTTCAGCATGTACGCCCGCAGTGACCTGAGCCGCAGCCTGAGGGACGAGCCACAGGTCCTGGAGAAggtctggacacacacacacacacagtcgagTCACTTTATGTCTCACCAATATTGAAATGTCCCTAAAAGGTTATTCCTTAAACAAAAATCAACCTGAACATCCACAGGTAGACGAGTGAAATCAGAAAGTTAACAGCAGGCGTCTCAAACCCGTGGCACACGGGCCttatgtggcccaccacttaatatgtACTTGTATTCTGGagttctgtctctctgtttttgttatttataggtTCATTCTACATTATAACCAGGAAAACAGgctccttttgtctttttttaagtggATACAGTGTTTTCATACGTGACCTTCACTGACATCAGGAAAAAAACGTGtgtgacattaaataaaataaaatttgtaTTCATCAATTTTACACAAACCACAGTCTGATTGACACAGATGGAGTCATGTGTCCTTGTGTTATCCTGTTGCACAATATTTAACAGATGCTGCTGTGCCCATCACAGGTGCATAAACCAAACGCTGTTTCCCagaaggtgacacacacacatacacatacacacctgtAATAAATCACATTATATTGATTGATGAAATCATATCTGGTGCAGAAATCGATCTCCGTCATTGGGATTGTGATCATTGggtgtttattttaatgtgcatGTTGTGCCAGGTGGGTGGGGTTTAGCTGCCTtaaattactgtgtgtgtgtgtgtatgtgatccatatttactctttttttagttttgtctgATTTAATCCAATAATCACTGATGAACAAATTGATTATGGAGCCTTTGTTGTAAAGTGGACTGTGTTGGTGTCTTCAAATTTGACTTTTGACATCatatttacaaatgttttttttatgtttaaggCACTGCCCACATGGCCATGAGTCCGATTAAGATTAGATTGAAACGCAGTTTTTGGGAGCACAGATtcgcaatttaaaaaaataaaaatatttattttaaatcttaaaCCGCCACCATTGCATTCTTGCAACATAAAAGTGGTATTTGAACGTAAGTGAAAACCAAAGCCTGGAATTGTCAAAATGAAAGTCTGTTATTGTTTGTCCATATGCAAACATAGCCCTGGAGTTTTCAAATTAGAAGTCTCCAGgattctgttcatccacactgaaacacaaccttgtagttttcaaattaaaggggacatattatgcaaaatctactttttaatcattttaatacttatattttggactctggaggccctaccagtcgccaaagtgtggaaaaagaatactcagtccttttttcgtggtcccccttagtgtaagtataggcgataaaacacgcaatgttgaattccctgcgcattatgacggcagcatgcgcatttcaccgcaaatgttacccccccaccagtaagtttacttcaagagctccaccttagctccaccttgtccctataaaatgcgagagtacaggcgagggaggaagagcggtattatgtcaacgcggagggacaagtgtgctgttggtggctgcacagtggagcacagtgttttacacaaacttccagcctcagaggattttatatatgaagctaatgtgccggataaagtcagcaaacgtgtgttcatgtgttcgcatcacttcacatcagactgcggccagtggtcgccgtatttagtcagcgaccgtatttcaccgacgtacaaacacacgcatttttaagaaaaggtcaaatagagctcataactgaccattctgacacgtcctaattaaaaatatttgttcagtacagTAAAAAACCTGGACTGTCCCATTAAAACTGAGGAGTTTGACTCAGtaggttctctctctctctctctctctccctccctctcgtgTGTTGTAGGAGCGTCTGGAGTCGCTGGTGTTCGGCCTGCTGAGACAGAGGAAGCTGGACTTTCTGGACATTTACAGCGATGAGATGATCTTGGCTGCCAAAGCCATCGTCAGTCAGGTACAACAGCGAATCAACGCGTCAGAGGTTCACTCGATTTCAAACCGATCACTGATCAATAACTCTCTGTGTGTTCCCCCGTGTTCAGTGTGTGGCAGAAAGTGTTTTTCACATCGAAGAAATCGACACAGAAGCCGTCACGAAGTGAGTAAAGAGGTGAACAAGTTTGtccacaggaagtagattgtcTGCTGTGGAGTGTTTGTTGCTTAACAACAGAAAGCCACGAAGAGTCGGGAGCAGGGGTTTGTTTTGTCGGTGCGAAAAAGAGGTGAAGCTTTTATGGCATAGCCCTGgaattttctaaataaaagatCCAGTTTCTATTAGTCCACATGAAAACGAAACAGAAcctggagttttcaaaataaaagtctcagtttctgttcatccgcACTAAAACGGTAcagagttttcaaaataaaacaaacagcaatgCTTTGTAAAGTCTAAAGTTTGAGTTTTGTTGACGCTAGGTGTAACCATAGCAACGGCGACAAGTTTGaaaactaaagtgtgtgtgtgtgtgtgtgtgtgttcataggcTAGCTGAGCAGATGCGTCTGATGACGTCCCCTCAGTGGTTTGACCTGCTGAAAAACATCTTTGACACTTTCCTTCTGTTTCTGCAAAGAATCAAGGTGagtcagcaacacacacacacacacacctgaccaccataataataaataacagtaattaACATTATTCTCATTAACATCTGTGTTTTAGGCAACTCTGAGCGTGATCAGAAACGTACTTCTGGAAGTTCTTAACTCGAACCAGAAGAACCGGCTCCTGGAGGAGGCGGGTTCAGGTGCTTCAGGCCACCAGTCTTCCCCTGATCCGACATCCTTGCAGGGGGAGGCGGAGTTGGCGTACCTCACCCATGAAGGTCTGTTCATCAGCGATGCTCTGAGCGaggcccagcagcagcagcagcagcaggtgttgtTATCCCAGGATCCGAGCTCCAGGATCCAGCAGGGTCCCCGCACAGAGGCGGTCGATTCCGGAACCACAGAGAGCTTCGTCATGTATGAACGATGCATCACATTTACGGCTTTTAACAACACGAATAATTGataaaatgactgaatgaatggtTTAGTGTTGCTGTGAGCACCCCCTGCTGTTGAGAACCATTCACAGACTCACAAGATCCAGCTTTCAGCtgtcgctaaacacaccagactcctttgttaaatattgacatttcctttgctaaatgttggagattaacgttaatgttttcagggattttaaagtcttttgAAATGATCTACAGTTCGTTTGAACGGTCACTGTGTTTGGGTCCAGGTCTGGTGAACACGTGATGCCGACTGAGACGGAGATGAAACGCGTCATTAGCAGCGCGCAGGAGCTGCTGCACACGGCGTCCGACATCAGCCACGACCGCTGCGTCAAAGTCCTCACGGCCAGAGCCAAGGTACGAGCGTCTCGTCAGAACCTGAACTCCGtctgaagagagagagcgttATCGTTAAAGTTTGTCTCCGCCTCGTCCAACAGGACGGCTCCCTGGAGCGTCTGAGCTCGGCggagtttgtgtgtctgtctcaggCGGTGGAGGGTTTCGTCAGGGACACGGAGGAGCTGTGTGGCAGGCGCAGCGTCTCCCTGAGGGGGGCGCTGCAGAGCCAGGCCAACCGCTTCGTCCACCGCTTCCACGAGGAACGCAAGACCAAACTCAGGTGAGAAATATATTATATGTCAATACTGAGTGATTATAAATTATTAGATCATGATAAGGTTTGTTTTCTCGTCTCACTCAGTCCTAGTTTCAGGTGCAGGTCAGGTGGTGAcaggttaaaggtcaaaggACAAAGACCTCACACACGTTCACGTTGATACTAAGCCtcaactttttgttttgtctgtcgcTCACTCACAGTCTCCTCCTGGACAACGAGCGCTGGAAGCAGGCGGAGGTTCCCGCCGAGTTTCAGGAGCTCGTCAACTCCATCGCCGACGGCAAAATATCGCTGCCGGAACGCAAAATGCCAGGTATCCGAAAAAAATCCCCGAACTTCAGCTTCTTCCGACACCTGCGACATCTTGAAAGACTCGACctgtaactttttttatttgtcccgcaggtCCAGACGACAGGAAGCCCGCGGAGTTTCTGCTCGTCAACGGACAAAAATACGCCGTCGTCGGGTAAGTTTACAATGTTTACGATCATTggtaatgtttatatttataattgttGTATTTACGATGTTAAGAATCAGTtaagtttgtatttttttgtcggAAATTCATTCTCCTGTTTCTTCAGGACGGTTCTGCTGCTCATCCGGATCTTTCTGGAATACTGTCAATGTGTCAACGACATCCCATCCATCGCCACAGACATGCTGACGCGTCTGTCCGACCTCCTCAAGGTCACGacctgcatttgtttttacaaaatgtaacaCGGAAAGTTGTTGTTGTACATATATTTTTACAAACGTCCCATCTAAGTACGGAAAGTAAAGGATTTCGTACGTAAAGTAAAAGATTTCGTACATACAGTGAAGGATTTTTTACAGAAAGTAAAGGATTTCGTACGTAAAGGATTTCGTACATACAGTTAAGTATTTTGTATGTATGATAAAATATTTTGTACGTAAAGCAAAGAATTTTGTACGTAAAGGATTTCGTACATACAGTAATTGTTTCAAGGTGTAAACATTGTTTAGCACTTTAAGATGACATCATAAAACAGACAACGCTGGAAAGTCCGCgtccacattcatttatttatttttaaagtttgactccgccccctcct from Solea solea chromosome 10, fSolSol10.1, whole genome shotgun sequence includes the following:
- the vps54 gene encoding vacuolar protein sorting-associated protein 54 isoform X2; this encodes MASSHGSSLVPRGGGRDGIYHKEQDPLAPRRRPVRSLPDVCPKEPTGGGRGLCDGPSVVAEHDRWTVYSSKVNLPAALNDPRLAKRESDFFTKTWGLDFAETEVMPSFYLPNIGREHFAAYLQETAQREKIHERCKSICPNKDDLDAISSITTNHEKSRAELEQVPKIFMKPDFALEDPITFSAVLPWSHFSSSGGKSSRDVASSKLLQEKLSHYLDVVEVSIARQISLRSDAFFHAMSSQHELQDQLQETQRAVAVLRGRTAAIDRVMCQGPLRALRTALTRNNCVKLHNKLKLMAAVHQTQPTVQLLLSTSEFVGALELIATTKEVLQQELQGIHSFRHLGSQLCELEKLIDKMMVEDFSMYARSDLSRSLRDEPQVLEKERLESLVFGLLRQRKLDFLDIYSDEMILAAKAIVSQCVAESVFHIEEIDTEAVTKLAEQMRLMTSPQWFDLLKNIFDTFLLFLQRIKATLSVIRNVLLEVLNSNQKNRLLEEAGSGASGHQSSPDPTSLQGEAELAYLTHEGLFISDALSEAQQQQQQQVLLSQDPSSRIQQGPRTEAVDSGTTESFVMSGEHVMPTETEMKRVISSAQELLHTASDISHDRCVKVLTARAKDGSLERLSSAEFVCLSQAVEGFVRDTEELCGRRSVSLRGALQSQANRFVHRFHEERKTKLSLLLDNERWKQAEVPAEFQELVNSIADGKISLPERKMPGPDDRKPAEFLLVNGQKYAVVGTVLLLIRIFLEYCQCVNDIPSIATDMLTRLSDLLKHFNSRSCQLVLGAGALQVVGLKTITTKNLALASRCLQLVVHYIPVIRTHFETKLQPKQYSVLRHFDHITKDYNDHISEISAKLVAIMDSLFEKVLSKYEVRAPMPSSCFRNVCKQMAKMHEAISDLLPEDQTQMLFLRINASFKLHLKRQLCRLGVVNDGGPQHGLVVVDVAFYTENVQVLRSLERLDLNMVEIWEQKR
- the vps54 gene encoding vacuolar protein sorting-associated protein 54 isoform X1 — translated: MASSHGSSLVPRGGGRDGIYHKEQDPLAPRRRPVRSLPDVCPKEPTGGGRGLCDGPSVVAEHDRWTVYSSKVNLPAALNDPRLAKRESDFFTKTWGLDFAETEVMPSFYLPNIGREHFAAYLQETAQREKIHERCKSICPNKDDLDAISSITTNHEKSRAELEQVPKIFMKPDFALEDPITFSAVLPWSHFSSSGGKSSRDVASSKLLQEKLSHYLDVVEVSIARQISLRSDAFFHAMSSQHELQDQLQETQRAVAVLRGRTAAIDRVMCQGPLRALRTALTRNNCVKLHNKLKLMAAVHQTQPTVQLLLSTSEFVGALELIATTKEVLQQELQGIHSFRHLGSQLCELEKLIDKMMVEDFSMYARSDLSRSLRDEPQVLEKVHKPNAVSQKERLESLVFGLLRQRKLDFLDIYSDEMILAAKAIVSQCVAESVFHIEEIDTEAVTKLAEQMRLMTSPQWFDLLKNIFDTFLLFLQRIKATLSVIRNVLLEVLNSNQKNRLLEEAGSGASGHQSSPDPTSLQGEAELAYLTHEGLFISDALSEAQQQQQQQVLLSQDPSSRIQQGPRTEAVDSGTTESFVMSGEHVMPTETEMKRVISSAQELLHTASDISHDRCVKVLTARAKDGSLERLSSAEFVCLSQAVEGFVRDTEELCGRRSVSLRGALQSQANRFVHRFHEERKTKLSLLLDNERWKQAEVPAEFQELVNSIADGKISLPERKMPGPDDRKPAEFLLVNGQKYAVVGTVLLLIRIFLEYCQCVNDIPSIATDMLTRLSDLLKHFNSRSCQLVLGAGALQVVGLKTITTKNLALASRCLQLVVHYIPVIRTHFETKLQPKQYSVLRHFDHITKDYNDHISEISAKLVAIMDSLFEKVLSKYEVRAPMPSSCFRNVCKQMAKMHEAISDLLPEDQTQMLFLRINASFKLHLKRQLCRLGVVNDGGPQHGLVVVDVAFYTENVQVLRSLERLDLNMVEIWEQKR